CCTGCGTGCCCTTGAGACGCTTGCCCATGCGCATGAATGTACCGACTACATGGGCGATGGGGTGCTGCGGGTCCTCCTGGTAGGCAACGCCACGGGTGAAGATCACATCGGTGGTCACCCGATAGCATTGGGCGAAGCCGTAGACCGGCTGGTGAGGCGCCGCCGGGTGCATGTAGTCGATGCGCAGGTCTAGGGTCGGGCATACCTCGAAGTCCGCCAGTACACACAGGGTCGCCATGCCGC
The sequence above is drawn from the Pseudomonas quebecensis genome and encodes:
- a CDS encoding PaaI family thioesterase, with the translated sequence MSENPLLERARRFVSALRHCQLLGITVHEANTQGMTLILPYGPAIVGDPLTGVIHGGALTSLMDTACGMATLCVLADFEVCPTLDLRIDYMHPAAPHQPVYGFAQCYRVTTDVIFTRGVAYQEDPQHPIAHVVGTFMRMGKRLKGTQGLGDTLKGAQA